The Candidatus Buchananbacteria bacterium CG10_big_fil_rev_8_21_14_0_10_42_9 genome segment AGCTAAGGCTGATGCCTTGCTTCAAAAAATTAAAAGGCCAGCGCTTTTAATTACTTCTGATAATCTATGTGTGTGTAATAACGCCGTTCTGGAGAAACCGAAAGACGAAACAGAAGCGCGTTTAATGCTTGATATGGTAGCGAAATATCCAGCGTACTGTATTAGTGCTGTGGCAGTGACTCACACCGGGAGCGGCAAGCGTGCCGTTGCTGTTGATAAGGCAATAGTGCATTTTAATCCTATACCCAAGCATGTACTAGACCAATACATTGCCGAAGGGCATCCGTATGTTCGTGCGGGGGCATTTTCAATTCGTCTCCCGCTTCTCCAGCCGTATATTGATAGAATTGAGGGCGATATTGAGTGCGTTATTGGGTTATCAATGGCGCTAACAAAAAAATTAATAGCAGAAGTACAAAACTGAATAATATGGTGAAGTTAAAGAGTAAACAATCAAACGATCAGCTACTTAAGGCGATGTTAGGATTAATTAAGAAGCGTCCCGGTATTCGTCCGCGAGAAATGCATACAATTTTAGGATTGGAACATTCGGCACATTTACGAAATACATTAATCAAACGAGGATTAGTGAAAAAGCAAAGAAAAGGCGCCGCAGTGCATTATTATCCTTTTAAAACAGGCAAAAAATAGGAGTATTGCTTCGGGCAATAAAAGGTGTTAGACTAAAATTACTATGCTGAGCGAATTTATAGAGAAAAAACTCAAGACTGCACAATACAAACTCTTGAAAGATAAAACCTATTTCGGGGAAATCCCAAGCCTTCAGGGAGTTTGGGCAGAGGCTAAGACACTGGAAGATTGTAGAGGAACGTTGCGTGAAGTTTTAGAAGATTGGATACTGTTAAAAATACGCAGCGGCGACACCATCCCTGGTTTTAAATTAAAAGTAGACCGGCGCGAGATGGTCAAGAATGCCTAAAAATATCTCGTGGAGAAAACTCGTCAAGCGCTTTCGTAAGTTTGGGTTTGATGGCCCCTATTCAGGCGGCCGTCATTTGTTTATGATAAAAGGAAAGCTAAAAGTTCGTATACCTAATCCGCATACCCGCGACATCTCCAAGCACCTATTGTCTGAAATTTTACGCCAAGCAAATATTGAAACAGATCGGTGGGAAAATAAAAAGTAATGTATGAGCCAAACCAAGCTACTCTATCTAGAAAATTTTGAGCTTTTGGAAGCCAAATCAAAAGTAGAGTCGGTCAGTACTGAAGATGATAAAACAGTAATCACGCTAGACCAAACAATTTTTTATCCTCAAGGCGGGGGACAGCCATGTGATCAAGGAACGATTGAATCAGGAGGCGCGAACTTTATAGTTGAAGAAGTTCGGTTTGTGGATGGAGTAGTAAAACATATAGGGCATTTTGAATTTGGTGATTTTACGGACGGTGATGAAGCCACAGGTAAGGTGAACGCCGCGCGCCGGCAATTGCACAGCCGTCTACATTCAGCCGGGCATATAGTTGATATGGCTTTAAATGGATTAGGGATTAATTGGATGCCAGTCAAAGGTTATCATTTTCCGGAAGGGCCTTATGTTGAGTACCAAGGCGACATTAGCGAATTTGATAAAGAAAAACAAAAGAAGAAAATTGAAACCACATGCAATGATATTATTAGAAAAGGAGCACAAACTAAG includes the following:
- a CDS encoding HicB family protein; translated protein: MLSEFIEKKLKTAQYKLLKDKTYFGEIPSLQGVWAEAKTLEDCRGTLREVLEDWILLKIRSGDTIPGFKLKVDRREMVKNA